One Sodalinema gerasimenkoae IPPAS B-353 DNA segment encodes these proteins:
- a CDS encoding Uma2 family endonuclease, with the protein MTIAKSSELGITSLPDHTQLPDSDGTFVKNFQEHPQSSLLTDSIGTTLDRLHPDHQYAIGQDCGIYWRLTEPPERGAECPDWFYVPNVPPSLDGQLRRSYVLWQEYIPPLIAIEFVSGDGSEERDRTPVAELSGDRQKPGKFWVYEQIIRPAFYAIYEVRNANVEVYRLVANHYEVVAANERGHYPIDPMGVELGIWQGQYANVELPWLRWWDNQGNLLLTGNEQARIERQRAETERQRAEQAEVELQQERQRAERLAELLRAQGIDPLNG; encoded by the coding sequence ATGACCATCGCCAAATCCTCTGAATTGGGAATTACCAGCCTTCCCGACCATACCCAACTCCCCGACTCCGATGGTACTTTCGTGAAAAACTTTCAGGAGCATCCCCAAAGTAGTTTACTGACGGATTCCATCGGGACAACCCTCGATCGCCTGCATCCAGACCACCAGTACGCCATCGGTCAAGATTGTGGAATTTATTGGCGACTAACTGAACCCCCAGAACGGGGCGCGGAATGTCCCGACTGGTTTTATGTTCCGAACGTTCCGCCCAGTCTTGATGGACAATTAAGGCGTTCGTATGTGTTATGGCAGGAGTATATTCCCCCTTTGATTGCTATTGAATTTGTCTCAGGGGATGGTTCCGAAGAACGCGATCGCACCCCCGTCGCTGAACTATCTGGAGACCGCCAAAAACCGGGCAAGTTTTGGGTCTATGAGCAAATTATCCGTCCGGCGTTTTATGCCATCTATGAAGTCCGTAACGCCAATGTAGAGGTCTATCGCCTCGTTGCCAATCATTATGAGGTTGTGGCGGCCAATGAACGGGGTCATTACCCCATTGACCCGATGGGGGTTGAATTAGGAATTTGGCAGGGCCAGTATGCCAACGTAGAATTGCCTTGGCTGCGTTGGTGGGATAATCAGGGGAATTTGCTATTAACCGGAAATGAACAGGCTAGAATCGAACGCCAGCGGGCGGAAACAGAACGCCAGCGAGCGGAACAAGCTGAGGTTGAATTACAGCAGGAACGCCAACGGGCCGAACGACTGGCGGAGTTGTTGCGGGCCCAGGGGATTGACCCATTGAACGGTTAA
- a CDS encoding HAS-barrel domain-containing protein, producing the protein MVRLPLPQFSENPGDRGDRFAEVIETATTEFLAQCLDGDELRFPTMPPFGSWVKAIDEESGNPIYGVVYHATTTPIDSVHRAQALGMSLEELRDRQPQIFAMLKTEFRAAIVGFVVPESGQVYQYLPPRPPQIHQGVAYCTPEEVIHFSEGLDFLRTLLEVTNAPVEALTAAAIREIYQIRKTERDWLVRAGRTLSLLLKDDYDRLRLILGQIHP; encoded by the coding sequence ATGGTTCGTTTACCCCTACCCCAGTTTTCAGAGAATCCCGGCGATCGCGGCGATCGCTTTGCGGAGGTGATCGAGACGGCCACAACCGAGTTTCTGGCCCAATGTCTTGATGGGGATGAGTTACGCTTCCCGACAATGCCCCCGTTTGGCAGTTGGGTGAAGGCGATCGATGAGGAGTCGGGCAATCCCATTTATGGGGTGGTCTATCATGCCACAACCACCCCCATTGATTCAGTGCATCGGGCCCAAGCCTTGGGGATGTCTCTGGAGGAGTTACGCGATCGCCAACCCCAGATTTTCGCCATGTTAAAGACGGAATTTCGGGCGGCGATCGTGGGCTTTGTGGTGCCGGAGTCGGGCCAGGTGTATCAATATTTGCCCCCGCGTCCTCCCCAGATTCACCAAGGGGTGGCCTATTGCACCCCAGAAGAGGTGATTCACTTCAGCGAGGGGTTAGACTTCCTGCGGACGCTGTTAGAAGTCACGAATGCACCGGTTGAGGCGTTAACGGCGGCGGCGATTCGCGAGATTTACCAAATTCGCAAAACGGAACGGGACTGGTTAGTCCGGGCGGGACGAACTCTCAGTTTGCTGCTCAAGGACGACTACGATCGCCTACGCTTGATTCTCGGACAAATCCATCCTTAG
- a CDS encoding NAD(P)H dehydrogenase subunit NdhS, with amino-acid sequence MILPGSAVEVINPEDTYYRFTGSVQRVSDGKAAVLFEGGNWDHSVTFLLSELELVDAKAGRKK; translated from the coding sequence ATGATTCTGCCTGGCTCGGCTGTAGAAGTGATTAACCCTGAAGATACCTATTACCGCTTTACAGGCTCGGTGCAACGGGTCAGCGATGGGAAGGCGGCAGTCTTGTTTGAGGGGGGCAATTGGGATCACTCGGTGACCTTTTTACTCTCGGAGTTGGAGTTAGTGGATGCCAAGGCGGGACGCAAAAAGTAG
- the rodA gene encoding rod shape-determining protein RodA, with translation MLNRNWLQAWQSIDWTLLILSIGLTVYAGIVIRSSQLNLEYTDWWQHWLTGSIGLVLALTIARWRYENLIQWTWIIYVLTNLSLIAVIFLGTTALGAQRWITIGGFNIQPSEFAKLGLIITLATMLEGRTAASFPTVLKSLAVTTIPWALVFLQPDLGTSLVFGAVTLGMLYWANANPGWLLLLVSPMISAILFSLLLPVWFIWVAGMGVLAWLTIPGRWFGAIAALTVNLVSGRLGEVLWNLLKPYQKDRIVLFLDPSRDPLGGGYHLIQSRIAIGSGELWGRGFGQGTQTQGGFIPEQHTDFIFAAVGEEWGFVGAIAVLFVFWLICLRLIIIAQTAKDNFGSLLAVGVLSMVVFQVIINVSMTIGLAPVTGIPLPWLSYGRSALLTNFLAVGLVESVNNHRQRLKF, from the coding sequence ATGCTGAACCGCAATTGGCTACAAGCTTGGCAGTCCATTGATTGGACATTACTCATTCTAAGTATTGGTTTAACCGTCTATGCCGGCATTGTGATTCGCAGTAGCCAGCTTAATTTGGAGTACACCGATTGGTGGCAACATTGGCTGACAGGGTCTATTGGTTTGGTCTTGGCCTTGACGATCGCCCGCTGGCGTTATGAAAACCTGATCCAATGGACATGGATTATTTATGTGCTGACCAATTTGTCGCTGATTGCGGTGATTTTCTTGGGAACCACGGCCTTGGGGGCCCAACGCTGGATTACCATTGGTGGCTTTAATATTCAGCCCTCGGAATTTGCCAAGTTGGGGCTAATTATTACCCTGGCGACGATGTTGGAAGGACGAACGGCGGCGAGCTTCCCCACAGTGTTGAAAAGTTTGGCAGTAACGACGATTCCTTGGGCCTTGGTGTTTTTGCAGCCGGATTTAGGAACGTCGTTAGTGTTTGGGGCGGTTACCCTGGGAATGCTCTATTGGGCGAATGCCAATCCCGGCTGGTTGTTGCTGTTGGTGTCGCCGATGATTTCGGCGATTCTGTTCAGTTTGTTGCTTCCCGTGTGGTTTATTTGGGTGGCTGGCATGGGGGTGTTGGCCTGGCTGACAATTCCCGGACGCTGGTTTGGGGCGATCGCCGCGTTGACGGTGAATCTGGTGTCAGGCCGCTTAGGAGAAGTGCTCTGGAATCTGCTCAAACCCTATCAGAAAGACCGGATTGTACTATTTCTCGATCCCAGTCGCGATCCCCTCGGAGGTGGCTATCACTTGATTCAATCTCGTATTGCCATCGGTTCGGGGGAACTTTGGGGGCGCGGTTTTGGCCAGGGCACCCAAACCCAAGGGGGATTTATTCCTGAGCAACATACTGACTTTATTTTTGCAGCAGTTGGGGAGGAATGGGGCTTTGTGGGGGCGATCGCCGTCTTGTTTGTCTTTTGGCTGATTTGTTTGCGCCTGATTATTATTGCCCAAACAGCGAAGGATAATTTTGGCTCGTTATTAGCGGTGGGGGTGTTGTCGATGGTGGTGTTCCAGGTCATCATCAATGTCAGCATGACCATTGGCTTGGCACCAGTGACGGGGATTCCACTCCCCTGGCTTAGTTATGGGCGATCGGCCCTGCTAACGAATTTTTTGGCGGTGGGGTTAGTTGAATCAGTCAATAATCACCGCCAGCGGTTGAAGTTTTAG
- a CDS encoding Mrp/NBP35 family ATP-binding protein: MNLTSSNALTPEAVLKVLQPVQDPELNKSLVDLNMIRHVQIDGGLVSFTLVLTTPACPLREFIVEDCEKAVRTLPGVEEVKVEVTAETPKQPSLPDRQGIDGVKNIIAVSSGKGGVGKTSVAVNMAVALAQTGAKVGLLDADIYGPNGPNMLGLGDAKVMVREGADGKEVLEPAFNHGVKLVSMAFLIDKDQPVIWRGPMLNGVIRQFLYQVQWGELDYLIVDMPPGTGDAQLTLAQAVPMAGVVIVTTPQTVALLDSRKGLKMFEQLGVPVLGIIENMSYFIPPDLPDRQYDIFGSGGGEKTAKELNVPLLGRVPLEIPLREGGDEGIPIVVSQPESASAQALINAAKQLAAKVSVAAFANR; encoded by the coding sequence GTGAACTTGACGTCGAGCAATGCACTGACCCCAGAAGCCGTTTTAAAGGTACTACAGCCGGTTCAAGATCCCGAACTCAATAAAAGCCTGGTGGACTTGAACATGATCCGTCACGTGCAAATTGACGGTGGACTGGTCAGTTTTACCCTAGTCCTAACAACCCCCGCCTGTCCTCTCCGGGAGTTTATTGTCGAGGATTGTGAGAAAGCCGTGCGGACTCTTCCTGGTGTGGAGGAAGTGAAGGTAGAGGTGACCGCCGAAACCCCCAAACAACCCTCGCTCCCCGATCGCCAAGGAATTGATGGCGTTAAAAACATTATCGCCGTCTCCAGTGGTAAAGGAGGGGTCGGTAAAACCAGCGTCGCCGTTAATATGGCCGTCGCCCTAGCCCAAACCGGGGCTAAAGTCGGACTTCTCGACGCCGATATCTATGGCCCCAACGGTCCCAATATGCTGGGGCTTGGAGATGCCAAGGTTATGGTGCGAGAAGGAGCCGATGGTAAGGAGGTGTTAGAACCCGCCTTCAACCATGGGGTGAAACTGGTCTCGATGGCCTTTTTGATTGACAAAGATCAGCCGGTCATTTGGCGCGGCCCGATGCTCAATGGGGTGATTCGTCAATTCCTCTATCAGGTGCAATGGGGAGAATTAGACTATCTGATTGTGGATATGCCCCCAGGAACCGGGGATGCCCAGTTAACCCTGGCACAAGCCGTTCCCATGGCGGGGGTAGTGATTGTCACCACGCCGCAAACGGTGGCTCTGCTGGACTCCCGTAAGGGCTTAAAAATGTTTGAACAGCTAGGGGTTCCCGTCTTGGGCATCATCGAAAATATGAGCTATTTCATCCCCCCCGACCTCCCCGATCGCCAGTATGATATTTTCGGGTCTGGAGGCGGCGAGAAAACGGCCAAGGAATTAAATGTGCCACTATTGGGGCGAGTTCCTCTAGAAATTCCCCTGCGGGAAGGAGGAGACGAGGGGATTCCCATTGTCGTCTCGCAGCCCGAGTCTGCCTCAGCCCAGGCACTCATTAACGCAGCCAAACAGTTAGCGGCCAAGGTCTCTGTGGCCGCGTTTGCGAACCGATAA
- the hemF gene encoding oxygen-dependent coproporphyrinogen oxidase, with protein MPPVSPTSTRPPEDSQSRISAFMKDLQESICAGLERIDGGGQFREDMWERPEGGGGRSRVIREGNVFEQGGVNFSEVFGDKLPPSILKQRPEAEGHGFYATGTSMVLHPRSPYIPTVHLNYRYFEAGPVWWFGGGADLTPYYPFPEDAAHFHKTLKTSCDRHHSEYYPVFKRWCDEYFYLKHRQETRGVGGIFFDYQDGQGELYRGPHADGPAADYSRKLGEIETRDWESLFGLAQSCGHSFLPAYEPIVERRRPLEYGDHERNFQLYRRGRYVEFNLVYDRGTIFGLQTNGRTESILMSLPPLVRWEYGYEPEPGTREAQLYEEFLKPQDWANWTATSESI; from the coding sequence ATGCCTCCGGTCTCTCCAACCTCCACTCGTCCCCCGGAGGATTCCCAGTCCCGCATTAGTGCCTTCATGAAAGACCTGCAAGAGAGCATCTGTGCGGGGTTAGAACGCATTGATGGCGGCGGTCAGTTTCGGGAAGATATGTGGGAGCGTCCCGAAGGCGGTGGCGGGCGATCGCGGGTGATTCGCGAGGGGAATGTGTTTGAACAGGGAGGGGTGAACTTCTCAGAAGTTTTTGGCGACAAACTCCCCCCCTCGATTCTCAAACAACGGCCCGAAGCCGAAGGTCATGGCTTCTACGCCACCGGAACCTCCATGGTGCTGCATCCCCGCAGTCCCTACATTCCCACCGTTCACCTCAACTATCGCTACTTTGAAGCCGGTCCCGTCTGGTGGTTTGGCGGTGGTGCAGATTTAACCCCCTACTATCCCTTCCCCGAGGATGCCGCGCATTTTCATAAAACCCTGAAAACCTCCTGCGATCGCCACCACAGCGAATACTATCCCGTCTTCAAACGCTGGTGCGACGAGTATTTCTATCTCAAACATCGCCAAGAAACCCGAGGCGTCGGCGGCATTTTCTTCGACTACCAAGACGGACAAGGGGAACTCTATCGCGGCCCCCATGCCGACGGACCCGCCGCCGACTATAGTCGCAAACTCGGTGAGATTGAAACCCGTGATTGGGAGTCCCTATTTGGCTTAGCCCAATCCTGCGGTCATTCCTTCCTCCCCGCCTACGAACCTATCGTTGAGCGTCGTCGCCCACTTGAGTATGGAGACCACGAGCGCAATTTCCAACTCTATCGACGGGGCCGCTACGTCGAATTTAACCTCGTCTATGATCGCGGCACCATCTTTGGCCTGCAAACCAACGGACGCACCGAATCCATCCTCATGTCTCTTCCCCCCTTAGTTCGCTGGGAATATGGCTATGAGCCTGAACCCGGAACTCGAGAAGCCCAACTGTACGAGGAATTTCTCAAACCCCAAGATTGGGCTAACTGGACTGCTACGTCTGAGTCAATCTAG
- a CDS encoding STAS domain-containing protein, translated as MIHIEQKTHTTQDGTTVIVLAPAGRLDITTAWQFRLKLQECISKLSRHVVVNLGQVNFIDSSGLTSLVAGMRDADKVKGSFRICNVHPEAKLVFEVTMMDSVFEIFETEEEALEGVPRNVAS; from the coding sequence GTGATCCACATCGAGCAGAAAACTCATACCACTCAAGACGGGACAACTGTCATCGTTCTAGCCCCGGCTGGACGACTGGATATCACGACGGCTTGGCAGTTTCGCCTCAAGCTTCAGGAGTGCATTTCCAAACTAAGCCGCCATGTCGTCGTCAATCTCGGACAGGTCAATTTTATTGATAGTTCGGGGCTGACATCGTTGGTTGCCGGAATGCGGGATGCCGACAAAGTTAAAGGGAGTTTCCGAATTTGTAATGTTCACCCGGAAGCCAAACTCGTGTTTGAAGTCACGATGATGGATTCGGTGTTTGAAATTTTTGAGACGGAAGAAGAAGCTCTTGAGGGAGTCCCTCGTAACGTTGCCAGCTAA